The nucleotide sequence CAGCTCTCTCTTTTTTCACCAAAGAACACAGGTATCTCTCTTGTATGTTATTAACGATTCTTTTAGATTGTTTATAACATTGTTGCTAACTACtccatatataaaattgtttataacTATGTTGTGTTAAATGAATAGATGTTCTTCATATAAGAAATTTTCTAATGAGAATGTTGTCTTTAACAAATTCGGACATGCTTTGATTAATTGTGCATTTAAAATAGTCAACCACTCTTTAGAATTAACTTCCAATAACaagtattttaaataaaaatagccATAAACTTGAATTAACTTCCAACCAATTTTAAATCTTTTTGAGCATAAGACGATGAAAAGATGTAACTTCGTATTATGTGTAGAGTATGGACCATCCAAAATGCGTATCATGCttgctttattaatttttatttagatGATGACATTGATTTGGCTATTTTTATGTAGCTAAAAGGTTTATAAATATACAAGTATTTTGTGTTAAATGAATAGATGTTATTCATATAATTGCTGAGTATTGTTCGTTACATTCTTTTAGATTATGTCAATGGAAGGAAACAAAAAGTCTTGCCTTAGATCCAGTAACCAGGTTGAGGCTACTATGACTCAAACCACCAAGAAAAGGAAAAGCAAACAGGATAATGGTTAGGTTGTTAAATGTTTAAAGGTATGTTTCAATTTAATAGCTTACCTTACTGTTTTTCTACCATTTTAgcgttcataatttttttttttgggaactAAATTTTAGGTGAGAGATGAAGTGTATGTGAAAAGCATTACAAACAACAAGGTAGCAAGAGGAAGGTTGGTAAGCATGGATCCAAATACGGTTGTTTTGCGAACAGAACTTGGAGCTGGTTGGTGTGAGGTAGAGCTTTAAGTGGCCATCGAAAGAAATGAAGTTTTGTTTAGGACATTTGAGCATATGAGATACATTCATGACATCATTGGTATGTCTATTGCTTGGCCTACTGCGTTGATCGAGGTATGTTTATTGGGTGCAAACCCAATCTCACATTGGTAGGGGATAAATGTCAAgatcaacatataagctcatgagtgtcTCTCTTTACTACCAATTGGTTTCATGCatgatacaaatataaaagcatgttagaatgattgcataagtattcggttaagtttgaacaaaagtcaactttggccaagtcaaagtcaacaaaaaattcaacacgttcgggtcgggtctcggataatttttctgagttttataatcatatatgagcatgttagaacaagttacatgttaatcggaggtgcgtagcatagttggaattaaacgaaaaatgaccaagcAAAGCAGAATCTAGCAGTTCATTTGGACGACATCCAGATTAGCTGGACGGCATCCAAATGTGAAGGGCTAGACGGCGTCCAAACACCTTGACAGTTTGAagttgctgaaatttcacaagtctcgaactaaaactcaaacaaacacaatttatgatccgcaaacaattaaaacatgtatcttatatcatcggaaaggtattttgatgaggaagacaactaagcacatttcatcaatcaattaaacatttacaacaaccaaatttgcattaaatgctcatcatttattgcattcaagatcataaatgcacattgatgattcgggaaataaatgcacatatataatacgccgtttcgtaggtaattatgcatacaatacaactaaacacttaccaataacatttcaaggcttttaatgcatcaaaaattacaTTCAAGcctaccaaaccctaactaacaatcaataaatccttaatcatgttagtgaagttttcttaatcaacctacacatcaaaatgaagctagtgatgctagtaacacatttaatacttgaactttatcataacaacaacatttaatcatccaaaactcaagattaaacacacaatgtttgatcaatcctagattatccaattacggttaatcaaggattgagtgcaatgagggggtacaatggatgtcgattatggttttgggaccttattgtcatatttcgttaagtgctaaacgatcaacaaccatgtcccggtgttcgtaaattaccttaaccaaataatgatttagtctcgggcaaagtcacgagagaaatcaatatggctagggcaacccttccagaatcaacaacctaaaatgagaggccaagctccctatttataggtcttggagttacgcggaagtaagttgtgcgggcacttaggcattccgcataAACACTGCGAGAAGCCTTCGCACTCTTTAATGTTCTACGCAATCCCACCGCATTCACACTGCGATTCAGTTGTCTCGTGCTTTCGCCTTCAAATGGCCTTTCAcactaaatatatacatatacataagtgtgtatgtgatcaagtccccccagtttattgtgttacattttcGCAGAAAAAGTAAGACAATAAACTCTTAAAAAAGCAAAAGTTATAGTTTGTCCTTTTGTGCATATGATGCACGCACTACAGTGAggcataaaagtattattatttttcacaACGGCTATTGTTGTATTTGCTGAGTTTTTTATCTGCGTATATAGCCGTTAAGGGATTATACCGTTGAAATTATATTTTCCTCCATATATATAGAAGTTGATTATCATTTTTTCCATCATACTTTCTCTCTCCATTATATTGATTCATTCACACAAACAACTTTCACatttactcatcatcatcatcatgagggtTTCTGAAATCGAAAAGAAAGATGACACAAAAGCATTTCTCGCAGAGAGGCTTAAGAGCCCCGAGTCAAAATCATCATCAAAGGCTGCACAAAAATCTCCTACCACCAGCGCTCAACAAACAACAATTACTTCCAGCAAATGACCCGCTACCTCTCCACTTACAGGATCCGCGAAGAGGTATACGCGCTCTAGCTCAGTTGTTCCACCTGCATCTGAGACTGGTAATGAGAACCATCacatattataatttgtatttccaATAACACCTATAGTGTTCTGTCATTTTAATATCTCTTCCTTCGTTTATATTCCTTATACGTGTTGCAGCAGAGACATCCATTACTCCACCACCATCTACACAGGTTAGGTCTCCACCAACCTTCGACTTATCCAAATATGAAGACATCTGGCGCACTCCTCCCAGCGCAGTAAAGTCAATCAAAATAGATGGCCTGCAGGGTTATCTATGCGCCTCTCCAGAAGCTGCACTGGACCAAAGGCAACATATGAAAGCTTGCCCTTCCCCATGATCTACGCTCTGAACTTAGCAAACTTTCATACAGCACTCATTCAACTGTTTCGCGCAGAACTTCTATATGACACTTGCATCTGCATATGATGCAATGTCCCGACAAGAGAAGTTTTCTGAAGTTTTGAAGAAAGAACAAACCTAGCACGCAATCACACAGTCCCAACTCTCTTCCATCACCACGGAATTGCAAACAACAAAAAATTCCGTGGATGATTTAAAAAAGCAACTGTCCGAAAAATCAATTGAAATGGACAACCTTCAAGTCACGCATGATACAATGAAAAACAAACTCTTACAAACCCAAACTGAACTAACCGCAGCCTTATCCGCAAAAGCAACCGCGGAATCTAGCTTTGCGAAACTCCGCGAACATTTGCCTGAACTTGGGCAAAAAATCATGGACTCTGCGGACGTTTCGCAGAAATTTGATACTTATGTGACTGCGCTATAACAACTTGAGCGAGTAAAATTTCTTCAGGAGGTTGGCAAGATTGCTGTTCTTCCGGAGCCAATGCCGGAGTATATTAAGAAATTAATCTGCCCTATTGAAGAGGCAGAAGATATGGTCGCATTGGCTAGGGAAGGAATCCGCGTTATCCCTATTCCAAAATTAGAAGCTATAAGTCAAAACAAGGATGCTCCCGTCGAAGACATCATTAGTTTAGACTTAACTACCAAGGAATAAGATTTCGCATTATGTAAGCGCTTTATAAGCGCGTTTTAATGATATGATTTGCTGTACCTTCCGCGGAActtataataaaattttatttatcaattgcaattgcctttatttatatagcgctttgatTATATCATTCATAattactagcattgtcctttgcaatttcattgtttattattgtgcacataacaaacaactactttatgcgaaacaacctGTATGCACGTGCTATTctgcacattatgaatcttctaagtccgccgaaatgATCCTTAGGCAAAAATTTGTGTTTattgcgaagcatccaagtatggCTAGATCTAATACTTTGGGAGAAAGTTAACAAACTGAATTCCTTTCGCATACACGTCAAACTGTTTTCATTTAGCATCAAGTGGTCTTCTCCATcacttgtttgatttcatttatggTTGTATTAAACGCGTTGTACTTTGAAATTACGCATAGACATACAATCATTATGATGAAAAAAAGCCTTTAGTTTTATTCATTTTACACAATATTGCAAACTTATTTGCTACACACATTAACATGAATCACTAGAATGCACATAAAATTTCGCATACTTTTGTTATTTACATATAATATCATTTCAACAAAgtagcatgccacgcattaggtatATTGCACCCTTCAATGTCTTGGAGTTTATAAGAGCCTGCTGCATTAATTCCCACTATCTGGTATGGTCCCTCCCAATTGGGTCCCAACTTCCCTTGTTTCTCAGCACGACTTGCTTCATTATTACGCAAAACCCATTCTCCAACATCAAAGGCTAACGCGCGCACCTTcttgttataatacttagcaatttgctgcttattattTGCCTCACGTATTGCGGCCATAAGCCTGCGTTCTTCAATGAAATTTAGATTTTCACAAATGCCTTCCGCATTCGTACTTTCATCAAAACTAGCAACTCTGTGCGTTTCAACAAAGATTTCTGCGGGGATCATTGCTTCGGAACCATATACTAGGCTAAAAGGTGTTTCGCCTGTACTTTTCTTGAAAGTAGTGCGATGAGCCCATAGTACATTTGAAAGTTCATCAACCCATCCATTCCGCTTTTCATTCAAACGTTTTTTAATACTGCTAACAATGTCGCGGTTAGTGACTTCGCACAATCCATTTGCTTGCGGATGTGCCACAGATGTGAATCTTTGAATTATATTTAGTTCCGCACACCAACTTAAAAATGGATCTTTTGCAATCTGCGCTCCATTATCACTTACAAGTTCCCGCGGAATACCAAATCTACAtacaatgtattcccatacaaaattccgcactTGCACTCCAGTAATTGTGCGTAAGGCCTTTGCCTCCACCCATTTAGTGAAATAATCAATAGCTACAATCAGGAACTTTACATTTCCTGCACCTGGTGGAAAGGGTCCCACAATATCGATGGCCGATTTATAAAATGGCCATGGTGAATCAATTGGAATCATATCATGTCGTGGTTTGCGATTCTGCGGTGCATGTCTTTGACAACTTTTACACCGCTTAACAATTTGCACAACATCACGATATAGAGTAGGCTAGAAATAGCCCATGCACATTATCTTGCCAGCAATAGTTTTATATCCTGAGTGAAGAGCACAAGATCCACTATGCACCTCTTCAACAATGGTTGCAGCTTCTGCGGGTCCCACACACCGCATTAATGGTCCCAAATATGATTTACGATATAACACATTATTTTCAAGTACATACATGGGTGCTCTTTCGCGTACCAAACGAGCCTCCTTTTTATCTTCTGGCAACGTACCATTTCCCAGATAATTGACAATAGGATCTATCCAATTTGGTCCAACTTCTTCTATAACCGCAACAAATAAATTTCCATCAATGGACTTATTAGGAAGTTCTTCCACCCACACCTGTTTTTGAAAGTGCAAAAACGCTAATGTAGCAAGTTTGCTTAACACGTCTGCTTTTTAATTTTGACTTCTCGACACTTGTGATAATTCAAAGAACTCAAACTTTTCTGCAGATTCCTTTACAAGTTTCAAATACTTCTGCATGGACAACTCATGTGCTTCAAAAGAGCCATTGAATTGATTTGCCACCAGTTGTGAATCAACATATGCGCGCAGCTGCGTTATATTCATCTTACGTGCCAAATTCAATCCCccaagcaatgcttcatattcagcctcattttttgtcacatcaaaattaaagcGCAGTGCGTACGTGTGATCTTCGCCACTTGGATTTGTCAACACTAGCCCCGCACCTGCCCCTTCAATACATGAGGTACCGTCTGTATATAAATCCCAGATTTCATGCGAAGGTGGCGTTAATTgcgttctttcatggatcacctctAATTCACCCGTCATTTCTGCGAGGTAATCTACCAAAACTTGCCCCTTTATGGATGTACGAGGTATATATGATATTTTAAATGCTCCAAGCTCAATCGCCCATTGGGCAAGTCTTCCAGATATCGCAGGTTTGTTCAACACATTTTTAACCGGCAAATCAGTTAAAACATGTATTGGATGACCTTGAAAGTATCTGCACAATCGCCGTGAAGTTAAAACTAACGCGTAAATAAATTTTTCTATCGGCGCATAATTTATTTCACTTCCCGCAAGCGCCTTGCTAACAAAATAGACTGGCTTTTGAACTTTATTCCTTTCCACGATAAGTACTGAGCCAAATGCTTCATTCGCGACCGAAATGTAAAGATATAATATTTCACCATCAACAGGCGCAATCAATGTAGGTAATGCAGCAAGCAATTGCTTCATTTCTTGAAATGCCTTATTAGCCTCTTCAGTCCATACAAAGTTCTTCTGCTTTAAACATCCTTTAAGAGTGCGAAAGAAAGGCAACTGTTGTTCCGCGGCCTTCGAAAGAAATCTAGTTAAAGCCGCGATTTTTCCAGTTAGACTTTACACTTCTTTAACGGTTTTGGGCGCGGTCATGTTTTCAATTGCGGCAATTTTCTTAGGATTTGCTTGTATGCCCTGCTCAGTGACATAGTATCCCAGAAACTTGCCTTCCCTTTCTCCGAAACTGCACTTAGACGGATTCAACATCATGTTTATTTTCCGCAAACTTTCAAATGTTTCTTGCATATCTACCAAAATACTTTCTTGCGTTTTACTTTTTATAACAAGGTCATCAACATACGCTTCCAGATTGCGGCCTATCTGACCTTCAAATGCTTTATCAATTAACCGCTGATAAGTGGCTCCCGCATTCTTTAAACGAAAAGGCATTTTGATATAACAATAAATGCCTTTTCCAGTATGGAATGTGGTTTTATCTTCATCTTCCAACGCCATTGGTATTTGATGGTATCCTTTTGCAGCATCCAAAAAGCATTTGTAGGGATAATCATGCAAAGATTCCACTTTAAGATCAATTTCAGGAAGTGGATAGTTGTCCTTCGGACAAGCTTTATTTATGTCCTTGAAATCTATACACATCCTCCACGAACCATCTGGTTTTTTTATACCAAAACAGGATTTGAaacccatgtttgatattttacttCGCGCAATATTCCCGCATTGACCAATTTAGCAACTTCCGCAGACAACCACTTCATGCGGTCTCGAGCCATTCCTCTGCGTTTTTGTACAATAGGTTTTAACGCAGGATTGGCATTTAATCTATGCTCTACAACATTACGCGGAACTCCGGTCATATCTTGCTCACTCCAAGCAAATACATCCATATACGCGACCAGCAACTGcacaatcttctttcttatttctgcATTCAACTCGGTCCCAATTTTAATTTTTTGATCAACATACTTAGGATTTATAACAACCATATTATCATCTTCAATTTTATGCGGAATAATTGCATCTTTAGTGCTTATAGCCGCAAAATCGATGGCATAGCCATAGAATTTATCGTTGCCACACCCTTGCAGGTAGTGAATTTGACCATTCCGTGTATTGTAGATGGCACTATGCCAAGCCTCCGCAACGCAGATCTTCCCAATAACATGTTATAACGCGAAGCAGTgcatataacataaaaatctaaccgCGCTTGCCTTGTCAATTTTTCCTCTGTTTCATCACACAATTCAATTTCTAAGGATAATTGCCCCATAGGCCAAGCAGATTCACCCGCGAAACCAGATAAGGATATCGCGGTCGGTTTTAGTTCCACCTTGATGCATTCTGGAAATTGGCGAAAACATTGCTCGTATATCAAATCAATACTACTGCCAGTATCAACATGAATTTTCATGATTGTGATCCCTGTATTCGCAATTTTACACGATATGACCAACGGCATGTCATTCATTTCGCGACTTTGCTCAAATGGAAATGTTATAGGCGCGAATTGCCATTTTTCAAACATTTCTACTGCTTTTCGCTTTTTAAATCCTTTTTTCTTATGTATTGTGCTTATTATTCTCGCATCTTGTTCTTTGTTCAGTTTTGCTGGCGAGCTTTCGCTTACACAAGCTTTGTGCGCTTTGCGCACTTTCAAATTCTCATTTACAACTTTCTTAGTAAACGAAAGCTTTTGTTGCTTCGTCATTTCACTTTGCTCGCAACTGCTGTTGTACAAATTACTTATTCCTGCAATATAAGACAGAAAACAACACGATTAGAATTAAAAAATGAGTTGAATATAGCTCGATTAAAACAAACGCGAATTTCTCATTTCAATTCtattcgtgtcccacggatggcgccaattgatcaatcctagattatccaattacggttaatcaaggattgagtgcaatgagggggtataatggatgtcgattatggttttgggaccttattgtcatatttcgttaagtgctaaacgatcaacaaccatgtcccggtcttcgtaaattaccttaaccaaataatgatttagtcacgggcaaagtcacgagagaaatcaatatggctagggcaacccttccagaatcaacaacctaaaatgagaggccaatctCCCTATTTATAGGTCTAGGAGTTACGCGGAAGTAAGTTGTGCGGGCACTTAGGCATTCCACATAAACACTGCGAGAAGCCTTCGCACTCTTTAATGTTCTGTGCAATCCCACTGCATTCACACTGCGGTTCAGTTTTCTCGTGCTTTCGCCTTCAAATGGCCTTTCGcactaaatatatacatatacataagtatgtatatgatcaattttcaagttcatgctagttacactaaaacaacgagatcgagcatacaaatcatatattcatgttagactcgagccatagatactatctaacacttttataagtcaaaaacctcaagaacataaaatctagtgtttttagaaagttacccaaatgagatgaagttggtatggattcgaagaggaatttaacaacccgtcctaatcctcctggacgaagtcatcaacatttggtaccattgcgaggtactgtcctaaatatgcatgaatgactccaagtaatatctttaaaatgagcaaatgcacagcggaaggtttctttcatacctgagaataaacatgcttaaaagtgtcaaccaaaaggttggtgagttcataggtttatcataactatcatttcaatattttaatagaccacaagatttccgtttataaatatatgtgcactcgcaagtgtataaaagtattctataagttgttgagtgcttcggtaaccatacttaaccattaatgtggcatattctctttattatgaaatctccctacactgtaccaagtgtagtaaaaacgaagtactatgcaaccgtttgcgatactagagcgactagcccggttgtggttgtcaaacccgatagatctatcaataggattcacgcttacatgttcttccaacatgtaaatattagttaccaagctattagggaagatatgcaaggtggtacaactcatcgtagaatatattttaagtacttgtgtctatttcgtcaaacataaaagcagcgcatgtattctcagcccaaaaatatatattgcaaaagcaattaaaaaaggagcaaatgaaactcaccatactgtattttgtagtaaaaatacatatgacaatagtgaacaagtgtagggttggcctcggattcacgaaccaatatcattcatatatatattaaaacatataatcataattgaacaaatttatttattatatctttaatttatatattgcgtatgtttaatttgtgtatgttttcataatggttaatatttatatagttatattaatatatccatatttatatacataattgtttaaatgTTTATTTAAAAAATTCGATagtttattatttgtatgtatttatatcaataatattaataggtttgatatatatatatatatatatatatatatatatatatatatatatatatatatatatatatatatatatatatatatatatatatatatatatatatatatagttatgtgaagttttaatataattatagtatatgtaacaagtatattttaggtacaaaatatttatctgtttaaaagatagttttgatagtaataacgatttactaacaataataataattttactaataataatactaataataattttgttaatactaacacttataataatattagtaataaagataataataatcttaatatcaatagtaatgataataataattataattatgataatatttattttaatgataataatatgtaattacgttattatagtaatgctaataattaacttaaccataataacaataataattataattgtaactataattataataacaatatttgatagttaatacttttattagtattaataatagtattaatagttaaaattctaataataataataattattattataatcataataataataatgatataaattataattctaataataataacaataataataataataataataataataataataataataataataataataataataataataataataataataataataataaaggttttTGGAAATCAAGAACTACCTCAAAAAGCCTTTAAAAAATAAagtcccgaaccgggctcgaaccctcgacccctTGCTTACCCGACACCCTCCTAAACCATTCGGTTATTGCCTAATTTTTGTTTTTATTCTTCACACAATTTATGATAACCCGTATATGTATCACTCCATTCTCCTTCTTCTTCATCTTGATCAGACGCCCAAATCAATcaacaaaataacaatttttggTTTTGGACTTTCAAACGAAACAAACCCAATATGTTGTGTATTTATTTAACATACATTATCGATCAGTAgaatgaaaaagaaaataaaaaaatacctCTGTTATTCATTTAAGGACTCATAATCACTTTTCAAAATCTAGATTGTTTTACCTTATACTTACAACATAAAAGATGTTTTAAATCGTTAATAGAATCTTTACAAGTCATCAATTTCTCCAAAAACTCAAAAACGACCTCGAATTTTTCCATGAATActtcgttgactttttaaaacataatctttgactcaaaaattgaaaCGCGTTAGGATGAATTGAACGATGAAATCTTGTAGATAGCTTAAATAAAACATTTATAACAGAACTGCATTAAATGATTTTGAAACTCAAATTCGATGTTTTTGGAGCATGGATGAAGAACGGAGGTATGTCGTGCAATATTTATAAAATTCTAATTAATTCTCACAATGCAGATATTCGAAATTTATAAAGAATATTGATGATGAAAGAACTGAACGAATTACCCTTATCTTTGAATACTGTGTTTGGTTTATAGCCAATTGGCATCGAGAGTCATGGATCAATTATAGagagaataaaaataaaaaataaaaataaattaaaagtagATTGAGACCTACAACCGAATTTTTTTGTTAATGTGATCAACTGGAATTAATCGTACCAATTAACAGACAGATTAAGCAGTTTGGAAAATGACAGGGATTTGAACTCGTTCATATCTGTGTTTATTTGTATAAATACTGTATACCGTATTTATgtgtatacatttatatatataaatctgtattttgtatttgtatatgtatttaatttttttatatatatcagctatttatatatcttgtttatatatatatatatatatatatatatatatatatatatatatatatatacctatatatatctaattattgaattttgatctataaatatattaatgttattaataataataatattattactaataatattattagtaaggagactattaataatatatgataattaaaaatattattacaaaaataatgataatttgaaTAGATTTAActacttaataatgataaataaaataaaaaaaaattgataagaataatcttattagttatattaatattaacaataataataataatactattaataatataataaatttttCATATCAAATTTTAtctatatacattttttttattagaaataataatattaataatactaatactaatatcattattaaaataatgaaattaatggtaatattattattatatttcaaattatcaattaaatataataccatttattatttatgtaa is from Rutidosis leptorrhynchoides isolate AG116_Rl617_1_P2 chromosome 10, CSIRO_AGI_Rlap_v1, whole genome shotgun sequence and encodes:
- the LOC139870760 gene encoding uncharacterized protein, giving the protein MKQLLAALPTLIAPVDGEILYLYISVANEAFGSVLIVERNKVQKPVYFVSKALAGSEINYAPIEKFIYALVLTSRRLCRYFQGHPIHVLTDLPVKNVLNKPAISGRLAQWAIELGAFKISYIPRTSIKGQVLVDYLAEMTGELEVIHERTQLTPPSHEIWDLYTDGTSCIEGAALLGGLNLARKMNITQLRAYVDSQLVANQFNGSFEAHELSMQKYLKLVKESAEKFEFFELSQVWVEELPNKSIDGNLFVAVIEEVGPNWIDPIVNYLGNGTLPEDKKEARLVRERAPMYVLENNVLYRKSYLGPLMRCVGPAEAATIVEEVHSGSCALHSGYKTIAGKIMCMGYF